A window of Patagioenas fasciata isolate bPatFas1 chromosome 5, bPatFas1.hap1, whole genome shotgun sequence contains these coding sequences:
- the CD82 gene encoding CD82 antigen yields MGSGCLKVTKYFLFLFNLLFLILGAVILGFGIWILADKTSFIAVLQLSSPSLKTAAYILIGVGALTMLMGFLGCLGAVNEIRCLLGLYFTCLMVILITQVAAGLVIYFQKETLKDELSHIIATLIENYDPLKDDERNLQDAWDYVQTQIACCGWSGAKDWENNKVLINQSMTAYPCSCSNSSKDFQVDSGFCNLDVSVNGTATYADWPVHEQGCMDGVEKWLKDNLGVILGVCTGVAVIELLGMILSISLCKNIHSEDYTKVPKS; encoded by the exons ATGGGGTCTGGCTGCCTAAAAGTCACCAAgtacttcctcttcctcttcaatCTGCTGTTTCTT ATCCTGGGTGCTGTGATCCTTGGCTTTGGAATATGGATTCTGGCTGACAAAACTAGTTTCATCGCAGTTCTGC AGCTGTCATCTCCCTCCCTGAAGACTGCTGCGTACATCCTCATTGGTGTTGGGGCTCTGACCATGCTGATGGGGTTCCTGGGCTGTCTTGGAGCCGTCAATGAAATCCGATGTCTCTTGGGTCTG TACTTCACCTGCCTGATGGTAATTCTCATAACTCAGGTTGCTGCTGGACTGGTCATCTACTTCCAGAAGGAAACA CTGAAAGATGAGTTGTCACACATAATCGCAACTCTGATTGAAAATTACGACCCTTTGAAAGATGATGAGAGGAATTTACAAGACGCGTGGGACTATGTGCAAACACAG ATCGCCTGCTGTGGCTGGAGTGGAGCAAAGGACTGGGAAAACAATAAGGTTCTTATCAACCAAAGCATGACTGCCTATCCCTGCTCCTGCTCCAATAGTTCCAAGGACTTTCAGGTAGACAGCGGTTTCTGTAATCTGGATGTCTCTGTCAACGGCACTGCAACATATGCTGATTGGCCTGTTCATGAGCAG GGATGCATGGATGGCGTAGAGAAGTGGTTGAAGGACAACCTTGGTGTCATTCTTGGGGTCTGCACCGGTGTTGCTGTTATAGAG CTGCTGGGGATGATACTGTCCATTTCACTCTGCAAGAACATACACAGCGAAGACTACACCAAAGTGCCCAAGTCTTGA